CCTAATAATCCAAGCAATTCCCAAGGTGAATCATTGTTATCATCCGTACCAGTTGCTGTAGTGACATTTCGAGTGTTTACGTCATTATTATAATTTAAGTCATCATTATAATTTGTTCTATCTACGTTATTATTTTCAGCATTAACAGGTATGGTAAAAGTCATCATAGCTAAAGCTAACGTACATAATAAAACAGAACATTTCTTTTTCATCATATTCCCTCCTTTCTTTATTAAATAAAGTTCCCCTATCACGAAATCCTATTCTTTAGTGACATAAAGCTTATAGACTGTATCTAAAAATTTCATATTTTAAGCAAACTACTCAAGATGCAATGATGCATCACTCATGAAACCCAATTACGTAACAGAAAAAACCTACCTCTTTTGACTAGAAAGAGATAGGTTTTTTCTGTTTTTAAGGTGTATAAGATATACAAATCTAGTTAACATAATCAGTGTTACCGGCATTAACCTAATAAAAAATACAGAGCTAAAGCTAAATTTAGTTTAAATACCTAAAAACAGGCTCGGTTTCCTAGTTATAAGTCCATATCAAATCCTTAAATGAACATATAGTGTGTTGGAGCAAATCAAAGGAGAGATTACTTTGTATAACTATTATCAACCTGAAGTAAATCCTAACGATTTACAACATTTTTACCTATATGATTCTTTTTACAGACAACAACAGCCTCAATACCATCAACAGCCTTATCACCATCCTCGTCCTCCTCGTTGTCGTTGGGTTCAAGAATGCAGATGGGTTCGTCGTTGCTACCCACGAGATGGATTCTATACTGATGGTTACGACTACTAATTGAGACAAAACTACTGATAAGCTCAGTAGTTTTTTTCTTTTTTTAACTGTATATCATATACAAAGTTAGTTAAGTCGGGTAGGCGGGCACTCTCACGAGCGCCCGCCCCCCTAAGAACCGTACGTGACAGATTTCCCGTCATACGGCTCAAGCCTTCTTTTTATCCAAACAACTTCTTTATTTAATACACGGTACATGTACTAATTTAGCAACTTTGCCTGTAGAAACTTCTAAGTGTTGTACAGTAACTTTTTCGCCATTTTGTAGAGTGTGTTTACATAATGTGCAACGGTAACCTTGTTTCCTTGCGAGTTTTATCCTATCTAGCGTATTTTCGCTATTGAAGACCTTACGGTCTCGCTTTTCCCAATACCCTTTTAGGTTCGGATCATCTGGACTGTTTTTATAGGCTACCATCACATGTCGTTCTATTTTAATCCAGGCCATCTTCAACAATTGAATATTAGTAAGTGGACAGGTGAGAGTCCATTTATCATTTCCACCGTGGTTGGGCTTCTTAAAATAACGCCTGGTAATCCATTTCCACGATTTTTTTGGATGTAATTGTTTAAGATGTTTGATTAATTTAGAGAAAACATAATAGTCCATATAACTAAACGTCTTTTGGAAACGACATGTTTCCAATACTGTCCGTAACCTCTAATAATAGGGTTTAAGACACGTATAATTTCTTTTACTGGTCGTCCTCTCATTACTGTGAACGTATCTTTTATCTTGTTTTTAGCTTTTTTGATACTGTCTTTGCTAGGTTTGATCAATAACTTCTTTCCTTGTCCTGTGTTGTATTGACGCAGCGAGAAGCCAAGAAAATCGAACCCATTCTCGATATGTGTAACCCTAGTTTTATCCGTGCTGAGTGTAATTCCTCGTTTTTGTAAATAAGGAATTAGGTTTTGATACATACTTTCAGCTTGTTCCTTCGTTTCTGTTACGATGACGAAGTCATCTGCGTAGAGAACACGTCCTATCTTACACTTGGGGTCGATTTTATATCCTCCGTTTGGTTTGTATGTCTTTTATAGATAATACCAATCTCTTTTCCATACCGCATAAGGCGATATTGGCTAGGAGGGGGACACAATGCCTCCAGGAGTTCCTTCCTTTGTTGGACGGAGCATATCCTGCTCTATGTATCCCATCTTGAGCCACCTTTTGATAAGAGGGTTCCTGGAAACGTAGATATTTGTTCTACTATCCAATCATGTTTGAGGTGGTCAAAACATCCTAAGAAATCCCCCTCAAAAACCCACTTTTTCTTACTGTTGGTGTTAAGCTTGTTAAAGAGATTACTTATAGCATCGTGTGTGCTTCGTTTAGGACGAAAACCATAGGCGGTAGACTCGAATCTGCCTTCCCATTGCGGTTCGAGTGCATTCTTCACGACATTTTGGTACACTCGATCTCGCATTGTCGGAATACCGAGAGGTCTTAGTTTTCCATTTTTCTTAGGAATAAACATTCGCTTCGCTGGCTTTGGGCGATGCTGAAAGACATTACATTTAACTAATTGTTGATAAAGTTTGATACGTTCGTTTGGATTTGAGGCCGTGTAGCCGTCTACTCCAGGTGTTCGCTTACCGTTATTTTGTTGTGTCACTCTGCGAATAGAAAGTAGTAGATTTGCTTTACTC
The window above is part of the Priestia megaterium genome. Proteins encoded here:
- a CDS encoding WGxxGxxG family protein, with amino-acid sequence MKKKCSVLLCTLALAMMTFTIPVNAENNNVDRTNYNDDLNYNNDVNTRNVTTATGTDDNNDSPWELLGLLGLVGLFGLKRRDDREEKVR